Below is a window of Desulfurococcus amylolyticus Z-533 DNA.
GGCGAGATAGGTTATCTGCCCTCGAAGGAGATCCTCGAGGAAATGAGATCCTATGGAAGCATCAATAACATCAGCGAATACGGCCATATAAGCCTAGCCTCACTCAATGAACACATGTTACGTCCCCTCAGAAAAGATATCCAGATGATATGGCAGGACCCCTTTGGAAGTCTTAATCCACGTAGAACCATATATGAGATCCTTGAAGAGCCCCTTGCAATCCATGGAGTGGGCGTGAGCCGTGAGGACAGATACGATATAGTGGCAAAAGCGCTTGAATCGGTTAAACTGACGCCACCAGATGAATACATGGATAGATATCCGCATATGTTGTCTGGTGGGCAAAGACAGCGTGTAGTAATAGCGAGGGCGCTAATACTTAATCCCAAGTTCGTAGTGGCTGATGAACCTGTCTCAATGCTTGATGTCTCAATAAGGGCTGAGATACTCCAGTTAATGATGGAGCTTAAGAATAAACTAGGGCTAACATACCTATTCATTACCCATGACCTAGCTGTTGCAAGATATATATCCAATAGGCTCGCAGTAATGTATCTTGGACAAATAGTTGAAATAGGCGATGCTAGAAGGGTCATTGAGAATCCATTACATCCCTACACTAGGGCTCTTGTAGAGGCCATACCGGAGCCCGAACCATCGAGAAGGCTTGCCATTAGGGAGATACCTATTAAGGGTGAAGTCCCTTCACCTATAAATATCCCAGCCGGATGCAGGTTCCATCCAAGATGTGTTGCACTTGATGAGAA
It encodes the following:
- a CDS encoding ABC transporter ATP-binding protein, whose product is MSEERIYEPKITSNTILFAKNLRVYFPVRKSFLDILRGRPQLYVKAVDGVSFDISKGEVFALVGESGCGKTTTGKTILRLNKPTEGEIGYLPSKEILEEMRSYGSINNISEYGHISLASLNEHMLRPLRKDIQMIWQDPFGSLNPRRTIYEILEEPLAIHGVGVSREDRYDIVAKALESVKLTPPDEYMDRYPHMLSGGQRQRVVIARALILNPKFVVADEPVSMLDVSIRAEILQLMMELKNKLGLTYLFITHDLAVARYISNRLAVMYLGQIVEIGDARRVIENPLHPYTRALVEAIPEPEPSRRLAIREIPIKGEVPSPINIPAGCRFHPRCVALDEKPELREYCMKREPPLVEVEPGHYVKCWLYAKK